In the genome of Triticum urartu cultivar G1812 chromosome 5, Tu2.1, whole genome shotgun sequence, one region contains:
- the LOC125556205 gene encoding fasciclin-like arabinogalactan protein 1 has product MRCLRLAVALLLLVALPLAAAAGAKAKAPAAPPNATVAMAKGGCKAFAALIAASPDAASTYDAAASGGMTVFCPSDDAVASFMPRYKNLTADGKASLLLFHAVPVYYSPGSLKANNGVMNTLATDGSARNYNFTLQNEGNVVTIKTGASGDVARVRSTLLDTDPVAVYAVDRVFQPVELFKPAPSPTPAPAPAPAADTPKAGKGGAARHRSPPAVADAPGPEADDTAPADQKKDSKKSAAAGAPRVRWLAAALAAVAVASTLA; this is encoded by the coding sequence ATGCGGTGCCTGCGCCTCGCCGTCGCCCTGCTCTTGCTCGTCGCGCTGCCCCTCGCGGCCGCCGCGGGGGCCAAGGCCAAGGCGCCGGCCGCGCCGCCGAACGCCACGGTGGCGATGGCCAAGGGCGGGTGCAAGGCCTTCGCGGCCCTGATCGCGGCCTCGCCCGACGCGGCGTCCACCTACGACGCGGCCGCGAGCGGCGGCATGACGGTCTTCTGCCCCTCTGACGACGCCGTGGCGTCCTTCATGCCCCGCTACAAGAACCTCACCGCCGACGGCAAGGCGTCGCTGCTGCTCTTCCACGCCGTCCCCGTCTACTACTCGCCGGGGAGCCTCAAGGCCAATAACGGCGTCATGAACACGCTCGCCACCGACGGCTCCGCCCGCAACTACAACTTCACGCTGCAGAACGAGGGCAACGTCGTCACCATCAAGACGGGCGCCTCCGGGGACGTCGCGCGGGTCAGGTCCACGCTGCTCGACACGGACCCCGTGGCCGTCTACGCCGTCGACAGGGTGTTCCAGCCCGTCGAGCTGTTCAAGCCCGCGCCGTCCCCGACccccgcgcccgcgcccgccCCGGCGGCCGACACGCCCAAGGCCGGCAAGGGCGGCGCCGCGCGCCACCGCTCGCCCCCCGCCGTCGCGGACGCACCCGGGCCCGAGGCCGACGACACCGCCCCGGCGGACCAGAAGAAGGACTCCAAGAAGAGCGCGGCCGCCGGCGCGCCGCGCGTCCGGTGGCTCGCCGCGGCGCTGGCGGCCGTGGCCGTGGCCTCCACGCTGGcttag